Proteins from a genomic interval of Streptomyces fodineus:
- a CDS encoding citrate synthase, which produces MSDNSVVLRYGDGEYTYPVVDSTVGDKGFDIGKLRAQTGLVTLDSGYGNTAAYKSAVTYLDGEAGILRYRGYPIEQLAERSTFLEVAYLLINGELPTVDELSTFKNDITRHTLLHEDVKNFYKGFPRDAHPMAMLSSVVSALSTFYQDSHNPHDEKQRDLSTIRLLAKLPTIAAYAYKKSIGHPFVYPRNDLGYVENFLRMTFSVPAQEFELDPVVVAALDKLLILHADHEQNCSTSTVRLVGSSQANMFASISAGISALWGPLHGGANQSVLEMLEGIRDSGSDVDTFIRKVKNKEDGVRLMGFGHRVYKNFDPRAKIIKAAAHDVLSALGKEDELLDIALKLEEHALSDDYFVERKLYPNVDFYTGLIYRAMGFPTEMFTVLFALGRLPGWIAQWTEMIKEPGSRIGRPRQIYTGVELRDFVPVEQR; this is translated from the coding sequence GTGAGCGACAACTCTGTAGTACTGCGGTACGGCGACGGTGAGTACACCTACCCGGTGGTCGACAGCACCGTCGGCGACAAGGGCTTCGACATCGGGAAGCTCCGCGCCCAGACCGGTCTGGTGACGCTGGACAGCGGATACGGCAACACGGCCGCCTATAAATCCGCCGTCACCTACCTCGACGGCGAGGCGGGCATCCTCCGCTACCGCGGCTACCCCATCGAGCAGCTGGCCGAGCGCTCCACCTTCCTCGAGGTGGCGTACCTGCTGATCAACGGCGAGCTGCCCACCGTCGACGAGCTCTCGACGTTCAAGAACGACATCACGCGGCACACCCTGCTGCACGAGGACGTCAAGAACTTCTACAAGGGCTTCCCGCGCGACGCCCACCCGATGGCCATGCTGTCCTCGGTCGTCTCGGCGCTGTCCACCTTCTACCAGGACAGCCACAACCCGCACGACGAGAAGCAGCGCGACCTCTCCACGATCCGGCTGCTCGCCAAGCTCCCGACGATCGCGGCGTACGCGTACAAGAAGTCGATCGGCCACCCGTTCGTCTACCCGCGCAACGACCTCGGCTACGTCGAGAACTTCCTGCGCATGACCTTCTCGGTCCCGGCGCAGGAGTTCGAGCTGGACCCGGTCGTCGTCGCCGCGCTCGACAAGCTGCTGATCCTGCACGCCGACCACGAGCAGAACTGTTCGACCTCGACGGTCCGCCTGGTCGGCTCGTCGCAGGCCAACATGTTCGCGTCGATCTCGGCCGGCATCAGCGCGCTGTGGGGCCCGCTGCACGGCGGTGCCAACCAGTCCGTGCTGGAGATGCTCGAGGGCATCCGCGACTCCGGCTCCGACGTCGACACCTTCATCCGCAAGGTGAAGAACAAGGAGGACGGCGTCCGTCTGATGGGCTTCGGCCACCGGGTCTACAAGAACTTCGACCCGCGCGCCAAGATCATCAAGGCCGCCGCGCACGATGTGCTCTCCGCGCTGGGCAAGGAGGACGAGCTCCTCGACATCGCCCTGAAGCTGGAGGAGCACGCGCTGTCCGACGACTACTTCGTCGAGCGCAAGCTGTACCCGAACGTCGACTTCTACACCGGTCTGATCTACCGGGCCATGGGCTTCCCGACCGAGATGTTCACGGTCCTGTTCGCCCTCGGCCGCCTGCCGGGCTGGATCGCCCAGTGGACCGAGATGATCAAGGAGCCGGGCTCCCGCATCGGCCGCCCGCGCCAGATCTACACGGGCGTGGAGCTGCGCGACTTCGTGCCGGTCGAGCAGCGCTGA
- a CDS encoding heavy metal translocating P-type ATPase has translation MTSTTAQNETAIGGTSEVELLIGGMTCASCAARVEKKLNRMEGVSATVNFATEKAKIAFGEGVRLDDLIATVEKTGYTAEEPAPPEPEPEAAPDTPERDPELGALRHRLLVSALLAAPVVLLAMIPALQFDNWQWLSLTLAAPVVVWGGAPFHRAAWTNLRHGAATMDTLVSVGTLAAFGWSLWALFLGDAGMTGIHDEFRFTVSRMDGASTVYLEVAAGVVALILLGRYLEARSKRRAGAALRALMELGAKDVAVLRDGREVRVPVASLAVGDRFVVRPGEKIATDGTVVEGISAVDAAMLTGESVPVDVGPGDPVTGATVNAGGRLVVEATRIGADTQLARMARLVEDAQNGKAEVQRLADRISAVFVPVVILIALGTFGAWLGVTGDTAAAFTAAVAVLIIACPCALGLATPTALMVGTGRGAQLGILIKGPEVLESTRRVDTVVLDKTGTVTTGQMTLQRVYVADGEDEKEVLRLAGALEHSSEHPVARAIAAGAEERAGALPRVEHFENVPGRGVRGRVEGRQVAVGRLAENTAGLPQELARAARQAEQEGRTAVVAGWDGRARGVLAVADAIKETSAEAVRGLRALGLTPVLLTGDNRTVAEAVAKSVGIDAQNVFAEVLPEDKVDVVRRLQREGRAVAMVGDGVNDAAALATADLGLAMGTGTDAAIEAGDLTLVRGDLRVAADAIRLSRRTLATIKGNLVWAFGYNVAALPLAAAGLLNPMIAGAAMAFSSVFVVTNSLRLRRFR, from the coding sequence ATGACCAGCACCACCGCACAGAACGAGACCGCGATAGGCGGCACATCCGAGGTCGAGCTGCTGATCGGTGGGATGACCTGCGCCTCCTGCGCCGCCCGGGTGGAGAAGAAGCTCAACCGGATGGAGGGCGTCAGCGCCACCGTCAACTTCGCCACCGAGAAGGCGAAGATCGCCTTCGGCGAGGGCGTGCGGCTGGACGACCTGATCGCCACCGTGGAGAAGACGGGCTACACCGCCGAGGAACCCGCGCCGCCGGAGCCCGAACCCGAGGCGGCCCCCGACACCCCCGAGCGGGACCCCGAACTCGGCGCCCTGCGCCACCGCCTGCTCGTCTCCGCGCTGCTCGCCGCGCCCGTGGTCCTGCTCGCGATGATCCCGGCGCTGCAGTTCGACAACTGGCAGTGGCTCTCCCTGACCCTCGCCGCACCCGTCGTCGTCTGGGGCGGCGCGCCCTTCCACCGGGCCGCTTGGACCAACCTCCGGCACGGCGCCGCCACCATGGACACCCTGGTCTCGGTCGGCACGCTGGCCGCGTTCGGCTGGTCGCTGTGGGCGCTGTTCCTCGGTGACGCGGGCATGACCGGCATCCACGACGAGTTCCGCTTCACGGTCTCGCGCATGGACGGCGCCTCCACCGTCTATCTGGAGGTCGCCGCCGGCGTCGTCGCCCTGATCCTGCTCGGCCGCTATCTGGAGGCCCGCTCCAAGCGCCGCGCGGGTGCGGCCCTGAGGGCGCTGATGGAGCTGGGCGCCAAGGACGTCGCGGTACTGCGGGACGGCCGTGAGGTACGGGTCCCCGTCGCGTCCCTGGCCGTCGGCGACCGGTTCGTCGTACGGCCCGGCGAGAAGATCGCCACGGACGGCACGGTGGTCGAGGGCATCTCCGCCGTGGACGCGGCCATGCTGACCGGCGAGTCGGTGCCGGTGGACGTCGGACCCGGCGACCCGGTCACCGGCGCCACGGTCAACGCGGGCGGCCGGCTGGTCGTCGAGGCGACCCGGATCGGCGCCGACACCCAGCTCGCGCGGATGGCGCGGCTCGTGGAGGACGCGCAGAACGGCAAGGCCGAGGTGCAGCGGCTCGCCGACCGGATCTCCGCGGTCTTCGTCCCGGTGGTCATCCTGATCGCGCTCGGCACCTTCGGGGCGTGGCTGGGCGTCACCGGCGACACGGCCGCCGCGTTCACGGCCGCCGTCGCCGTCCTGATCATCGCCTGCCCCTGCGCGCTCGGCCTCGCCACACCGACCGCGCTGATGGTCGGCACCGGGCGCGGCGCCCAGCTCGGCATCCTCATCAAGGGCCCCGAGGTGCTGGAGTCCACGCGCCGCGTGGACACGGTCGTCCTCGACAAGACCGGCACCGTCACCACCGGCCAGATGACGCTCCAGAGGGTGTACGTCGCCGACGGCGAGGACGAGAAGGAGGTGCTGCGCCTCGCGGGCGCCCTGGAGCACTCCTCCGAGCACCCGGTCGCCCGCGCGATCGCCGCCGGCGCAGAGGAACGCGCCGGAGCACTCCCGCGGGTCGAGCACTTCGAGAACGTCCCCGGGCGAGGCGTACGCGGACGCGTGGAGGGCCGGCAGGTCGCCGTGGGGCGACTGGCCGAGAACACCGCCGGGCTGCCGCAGGAGCTGGCGCGCGCGGCACGCCAGGCCGAGCAGGAGGGCCGTACGGCCGTCGTGGCGGGCTGGGACGGACGGGCCCGCGGGGTCCTCGCCGTCGCCGACGCGATCAAGGAGACCAGCGCCGAGGCGGTCCGCGGGCTGCGCGCGCTCGGACTCACGCCGGTGCTGCTCACCGGGGACAACCGGACGGTCGCCGAGGCGGTCGCGAAGAGCGTCGGCATCGACGCCCAGAACGTGTTCGCCGAGGTGCTCCCCGAGGACAAGGTGGACGTCGTACGACGGCTGCAGCGCGAGGGGCGGGCCGTGGCGATGGTCGGCGACGGCGTGAACGACGCGGCCGCGCTCGCCACCGCCGACCTGGGCCTGGCCATGGGCACCGGCACGGACGCGGCGATCGAGGCCGGCGACCTGACCCTGGTACGGGGAGATCTGCGGGTCGCCGCCGACGCCATCCGGCTGTCCCGGCGGACGCTGGCCACGATCAAGGGGAACCTGGTGTGGGCCTTCGGCTACAACGTGGCCGCGCTGCCGCTGGCCGCGGCCGGGCTGCTCAATCCGATGATCGCCGGCGCGGCGATGGCCTTCTCGTCGGTCTTCGTGGTGACCAACAGCCTGCGGCTGCGCCGCTTCCGCTGA
- a CDS encoding heavy-metal-associated domain-containing protein: MTAHTDTPGSVTTVYKVTGMSCGHCEGSVSGEISQIPGVSSVKAVASTGEVTVVSETPLDDEAVRAAVDEAGFELTGRA, translated from the coding sequence ATGACCGCCCACACCGACACCCCGGGCTCCGTCACCACCGTCTACAAGGTGACCGGCATGAGCTGTGGCCACTGCGAAGGCTCCGTCTCCGGCGAGATCTCCCAGATCCCCGGCGTCAGCTCGGTGAAGGCCGTGGCGTCCACCGGCGAGGTGACGGTGGTCTCCGAGACCCCGCTCGACGACGAGGCCGTGCGCGCCGCCGTGGACGAGGCCGGCTTCGAGCTGACCGGCAGGGCCTGA
- a CDS encoding PrsW family intramembrane metalloprotease: MSHSPPPGTPRARIPGPQQPPPPYPRIAAGLWRRCLGGGLALWALIAWVTYETRNSALLPTLILLGSFLLPVAFILWAYERHGRDLGVSAVLGCFLTGGTLGVLGASPMESYALRPSPGMFAGVGLIEEAAKLAALVFVLRRQPYLRGLRAGLVLGAAVGFGFAALESAGYAFTAAASTEGVDLRDLLETEILRGVLTPLGHGLWTAIAGGVLLSRRRLNGRFRLAAPVVGTYLGVSLLHVLWDSTHGLAIWMAARLTRTGLENRLFALGHLVGPSATQQHLFTLFSVGGLALVALAGVGWVRSLARRDAAWRNTP; encoded by the coding sequence GTGAGCCACTCCCCGCCTCCCGGCACACCCAGGGCCCGCATCCCCGGCCCCCAGCAGCCGCCACCGCCGTACCCCCGCATCGCCGCGGGCCTGTGGCGGCGCTGTCTGGGCGGCGGGCTCGCCCTGTGGGCGCTGATCGCGTGGGTCACGTACGAGACGCGGAACAGCGCGCTGCTGCCGACGCTGATCCTGCTCGGCAGCTTTCTCCTGCCGGTCGCGTTCATCCTGTGGGCGTACGAGCGGCACGGCCGCGACCTGGGCGTCAGCGCGGTCCTCGGCTGCTTCCTGACCGGCGGCACCCTCGGGGTGCTCGGCGCCTCGCCGATGGAGTCGTACGCGCTGCGCCCGTCCCCCGGGATGTTCGCCGGCGTCGGACTGATCGAGGAGGCGGCCAAACTCGCGGCGCTGGTGTTCGTGCTGCGCCGGCAGCCGTACCTGCGCGGGCTGCGCGCCGGACTGGTGCTCGGCGCGGCCGTCGGCTTCGGTTTCGCGGCGCTGGAGAGCGCCGGGTACGCCTTCACCGCTGCCGCCTCCACCGAGGGCGTCGATCTGCGCGACCTGCTGGAGACGGAGATCCTGCGCGGGGTCCTCACCCCCCTCGGGCACGGCCTGTGGACCGCGATCGCCGGCGGCGTCCTGCTGTCCCGGCGCCGCCTGAACGGGCGCTTCCGTCTCGCCGCGCCGGTCGTCGGCACCTACCTGGGCGTCTCCCTGCTGCACGTCCTGTGGGACTCCACGCACGGCCTCGCTATCTGGATGGCCGCCCGGCTGACCCGGACCGGCCTGGAGAACCGGCTGTTCGCGCTGGGTCACCTCGTGGGGCCGAGCGCCACGCAGCAGCACCTTTTCACGTTGTTCTCGGTCGGCGGACTGGCCCTGGTGGCCCTGGCGGGGGTCGGCTGGGTGCGGTCTCTGGCGCGCCGGGACGCCGCTTGGAGAAATACCCCCTAG
- a CDS encoding TetR/AcrR family transcriptional regulator: protein MPDNPQTQKEQPRRRQARGERRIAQLLEAAARVFCTTGYTAASTNAIAREAGVSPGTLYQFFPNKEAIAIELGDRLVHEMRDTYGEALAPIDPATPLETAIGSAIDRFLAFNTEHPVFFALMHGPDIPGRMAETHDQLHSTLISRLESLLASLMPGAAPADVTRTAHVCLGIYKSGLELVLAHEGAERAAYVQEIKDVLIRYLAPLACDRLGPG from the coding sequence GTGCCCGACAACCCACAGACACAGAAGGAGCAGCCGCGCCGCCGGCAGGCCCGCGGGGAGCGCCGTATCGCCCAGCTGCTCGAAGCGGCCGCCCGGGTCTTCTGCACCACCGGCTACACCGCCGCCAGCACCAACGCCATCGCCCGCGAGGCAGGCGTCTCGCCGGGCACGCTCTACCAGTTCTTCCCGAACAAGGAGGCCATCGCGATCGAGCTGGGCGACCGGCTCGTCCACGAGATGCGGGACACCTACGGCGAGGCACTGGCTCCCATCGACCCCGCCACCCCGCTGGAGACGGCCATCGGTTCCGCCATCGACCGGTTCCTGGCCTTCAACACCGAGCACCCGGTCTTCTTCGCCCTGATGCACGGCCCCGACATCCCGGGCCGGATGGCCGAGACGCACGACCAGCTGCACTCGACCCTGATCAGCCGGCTCGAGAGCCTGCTCGCCTCCCTCATGCCCGGCGCCGCCCCGGCCGACGTCACCCGCACGGCGCACGTCTGCCTCGGCATCTACAAGTCCGGCCTGGAGCTGGTCCTCGCCCACGAGGGCGCCGAGCGCGCGGCCTATGTGCAGGAGATCAAGGACGTCCTGATCCGGTACCTGGCACCACTGGCGTGCGACCGGCTCGGCCCCGGCTGA
- a CDS encoding MMPL family transporter, giving the protein MTEVNTPPRTGEAVPQGAPPRIGRYARFVTARPRLSLLVALVLTALAVLAGSGVVDRLGSGGWENPHAESTYATKALEREFPASQPNLLLLVGSGRASVDDPAVAAEARDLAGRLAGERGVTGVGSYWQNRSPALRAGDGHEALIAARITGDDNAMGKTLDRIAPHYRGTHGPVQVKLGGIVAVRHEMQTVIKEDLTRAELIALPITLVLLVMVFGSAVAALLPLGIGIVAILGTNAVLRGLTTFTDVSVFALNLTTALGLGLAIDYALFIVRRYREELSTGADPLTAVGTTLRTAGRTVLFSALTVAVSLAAMMVFPQYFLRSFAYAGIAVVLLAAAAALILLPAALILLGHRVNSLDLRRLLRREGAPKPAEGTAWARAAGLVMRRAPLFALGTTVLLVVLGLPFLGVKFGTADDRQLPSTAESHVVQQHIREGFPGSPGGGLEILAEGSATDTQYASYKQQLAALPEVVRVDGPLVKGDAAYFTVQPKGEAVGDPAQRLVGDIRAVHAPFATKVTGTAAVLVDTKHAIGERLPWAAAFIAVVTLLLVYLLTGSVLIPVQAVVLNALSLTAMFGAVVWVFQDGHLSGPLDFTSSGSIETTLPVLMFCVAFGLSMDYGVFLLSRIKEEYDRTGDHEAAVRHGLQRTGGLITAAAVILAVVMVAIGTSRVTNTKMLGLGIALAVLMDAMVVRSLLVPAIMRLTGRATWWAPAPLRRFHERFGVSEGGEDALRRDAGNGTPSDQEPELATQRGGSRSI; this is encoded by the coding sequence ATGACCGAAGTCAACACGCCACCGCGGACGGGGGAGGCGGTGCCGCAGGGGGCACCACCCCGCATCGGCCGCTACGCCCGGTTCGTGACCGCCCGTCCACGCCTGTCGCTGCTGGTGGCCCTGGTGCTCACCGCGCTCGCGGTGCTGGCCGGCAGCGGTGTCGTGGACCGTCTCGGCAGCGGCGGCTGGGAGAACCCGCACGCCGAGTCGACGTACGCCACCAAGGCCCTGGAGCGCGAGTTCCCGGCCTCCCAGCCGAACCTGCTGCTCCTGGTCGGCTCCGGCCGTGCCTCGGTCGACGATCCGGCGGTCGCCGCCGAGGCCCGCGACCTGGCCGGCCGGCTGGCGGGGGAGCGGGGCGTGACCGGCGTCGGCTCCTACTGGCAGAACAGATCACCCGCCCTGCGCGCCGGGGACGGCCACGAGGCGCTGATCGCCGCCCGCATCACCGGCGACGACAACGCGATGGGCAAGACCCTGGACCGCATAGCGCCCCACTACCGGGGCACGCACGGCCCGGTCCAGGTGAAACTCGGCGGCATCGTCGCCGTCCGGCACGAGATGCAGACCGTCATCAAGGAGGACCTGACCCGCGCCGAGTTGATCGCCCTGCCGATCACCCTCGTCCTGCTGGTGATGGTCTTCGGCAGCGCCGTCGCCGCCCTGCTGCCGCTGGGTATCGGCATCGTCGCCATCCTCGGCACCAACGCCGTCCTGCGCGGCCTGACGACCTTCACCGACGTCTCCGTCTTCGCGCTCAACCTCACCACGGCCCTCGGCCTCGGCCTGGCCATCGACTACGCCCTGTTCATCGTCCGCCGCTACCGCGAGGAACTGTCCACGGGAGCCGACCCGTTGACCGCGGTCGGCACGACGCTGCGCACAGCCGGCCGCACGGTCCTGTTCTCCGCCCTCACGGTGGCGGTGTCCCTGGCCGCCATGATGGTCTTCCCCCAGTACTTCCTGCGGTCCTTCGCCTACGCCGGCATCGCCGTGGTCCTGCTCGCCGCGGCCGCCGCGCTGATCCTGCTCCCCGCCGCGCTGATCCTGCTGGGCCACCGGGTCAACTCCCTCGACCTGCGCCGCCTGTTGCGTCGCGAGGGCGCCCCGAAGCCCGCCGAGGGCACCGCCTGGGCCCGCGCCGCCGGCCTGGTGATGCGCAGAGCCCCGCTCTTCGCGCTCGGCACCACCGTCCTCCTGGTCGTCCTCGGACTGCCCTTCCTGGGTGTGAAGTTCGGTACCGCCGACGACCGCCAGCTCCCCTCGACCGCAGAGTCCCATGTGGTGCAGCAGCACATCCGGGAAGGCTTCCCGGGCAGTCCCGGCGGCGGTCTGGAGATCCTGGCCGAGGGCAGCGCCACGGACACGCAGTACGCGAGCTACAAGCAGCAGCTGGCCGCGCTCCCCGAGGTGGTCCGCGTCGACGGCCCGCTGGTCAAGGGCGACGCCGCCTACTTCACGGTGCAGCCGAAGGGCGAGGCCGTGGGCGACCCGGCCCAGCGCCTGGTCGGCGACATACGCGCGGTGCACGCGCCCTTCGCCACCAAGGTGACCGGCACGGCGGCCGTCCTCGTCGACACCAAGCACGCGATAGGCGAACGCCTCCCCTGGGCGGCCGCGTTCATCGCCGTGGTCACCCTGCTCCTGGTCTACCTGCTGACGGGCAGCGTGCTGATACCGGTCCAGGCGGTGGTCCTGAACGCGCTAAGCCTGACGGCGATGTTCGGCGCGGTGGTCTGGGTCTTCCAGGACGGCCACCTGTCGGGCCCGCTCGACTTCACCAGCTCCGGCTCCATCGAGACCACCCTGCCCGTGCTGATGTTCTGCGTGGCCTTCGGACTCTCCATGGACTACGGCGTGTTCCTGCTCTCCCGCATCAAGGAGGAGTACGACCGCACGGGCGACCACGAAGCGGCGGTACGGCACGGACTGCAACGCACCGGCGGGCTGATCACCGCGGCGGCGGTCATCCTCGCGGTGGTGATGGTGGCCATCGGCACGTCGCGGGTGACCAACACCAAGATGCTCGGCCTCGGTATCGCGCTCGCGGTGCTGATGGACGCGATGGTGGTACGGAGCCTGCTGGTACCGGCGATCATGCGGCTGACGGGCAGGGCCACGTGGTGGGCGCCGGCACCGTTGCGGCGCTTCCACGAGCGGTTCGGTGTGAGCGAGGGAGGCGAAGACGCGCTTCGAAGGGACGCGGGGAACGGTACGCCCAGCGACCAGGAACCGGAACTGGCGACACAACGAGGAGGCTCCCGGAGTATCTGA
- a CDS encoding zinc-dependent alcohol dehydrogenase family protein produces the protein MRAVVFERYGEPAEVRKVPDPEPAEHGVVVRVEATGLCRSDWHGWMGHDPDIALPHVPGHELAGVVESVGSRVSDWRPGDRVTVPFVCACGTCPACAAGDQQVCERQTQPGFHHWGSFAEYVALDHADVNLVAIPDDMAYATAAALGCRFATAFRAVVRQGRVAAGEWVAVHGCGGVGLSAVMIASACGARVVAVDVSPQALGLARKFGAAECLDATGVADTAAAVRELTDGGAHLSLDALGSPGTCAASVNGLRRRGRHVQVGLLPSADGTTPVPLARAIALELELLGSHGMAAHAYPGMLRMVRAGVLSPDLLVTSTIPLDAAPAALAAMDKAPGAGVTVIEPWS, from the coding sequence ATGCGAGCAGTGGTGTTCGAGCGATACGGCGAACCGGCCGAGGTGCGAAAGGTCCCCGACCCGGAGCCCGCGGAGCACGGCGTGGTCGTCCGGGTCGAAGCCACCGGCCTCTGCCGAAGCGACTGGCACGGCTGGATGGGCCACGACCCCGACATCGCGCTGCCACACGTGCCCGGGCACGAACTCGCCGGTGTGGTGGAGTCGGTGGGCTCCCGGGTGAGCGACTGGCGCCCCGGCGACCGGGTCACCGTGCCGTTCGTCTGCGCCTGCGGCACCTGCCCGGCCTGCGCGGCGGGCGACCAGCAGGTGTGCGAACGCCAGACCCAGCCGGGCTTCCACCACTGGGGCTCCTTCGCCGAGTACGTGGCGCTGGACCACGCCGACGTCAACCTGGTCGCGATACCGGACGACATGGCGTACGCCACCGCCGCCGCCCTCGGCTGCCGCTTCGCCACCGCGTTCCGCGCCGTGGTGCGGCAGGGCCGGGTGGCGGCGGGGGAGTGGGTCGCGGTGCACGGGTGCGGCGGGGTCGGGCTGTCGGCGGTGATGATCGCGTCCGCCTGCGGGGCACGTGTGGTCGCCGTGGACGTGTCACCCCAGGCCCTCGGCCTGGCGCGGAAGTTCGGCGCCGCCGAGTGCCTGGACGCCACCGGTGTGGCCGATACGGCCGCCGCCGTCCGCGAGCTGACCGACGGCGGCGCCCACCTCTCCCTGGACGCGCTCGGCTCGCCCGGCACCTGCGCGGCCTCCGTGAACGGCCTGCGCCGCCGCGGCCGGCACGTCCAGGTGGGCCTGCTGCCCTCGGCCGACGGCACCACCCCCGTGCCGCTGGCCCGCGCCATCGCCCTGGAGCTCGAACTCCTCGGCAGCCACGGCATGGCCGCCCACGCCTACCCCGGCATGCTCCGCATGGTCCGCGCCGGCGTCCTGAGTCCCGACCTCCTCGTGACGTCCACCATCCCTCTCGACGCGGCGCCGGCGGCCCTCGCGGCGATGGACAAGGCGCCGGGGGCCGGGGTCACGGTCATCGAGCCGTGGAGCTGA
- a CDS encoding helix-turn-helix transcriptional regulator yields the protein MTDQRLWSYKEIAAHIKVQPDTVRSYRKHGLLPPPDHVEGGKPYWYADTVRAWVASRPGNRGRR from the coding sequence ATGACCGACCAAAGGCTCTGGTCCTACAAAGAGATCGCGGCGCACATCAAGGTGCAGCCGGACACCGTGCGGTCCTATCGCAAGCACGGGCTGCTGCCCCCGCCCGACCATGTGGAGGGCGGCAAGCCGTACTGGTACGCCGACACGGTCCGCGCCTGGGTCGCCTCCCGGCCCGGCAACCGCGGCCGGCGGTGA
- a CDS encoding sugar phosphate isomerase/epimerase family protein, translating to MTSLSPSSSLSRIRIGSAPDSWGVWFPDDPRQVPWQRFLDEVAGSGYEWIELGPYGYLPSDPAVLAEETARRGLKVSAGTVFTGLHHGAAVWDETWAHVSDIAALTQAMGARHLVVIPSFWRDDKTGEVREPDTLTAGQWRNLTSLTERLGREVRERYGLTIVVHPHADTHIDTEENVTRFLDGTDSDLVSLCLDTGHYAYCGGDSVRLIETYGERIGYLHLKQVDPRILADVRAEGMPFGPAVARGVMCEPPRGVPELGPVLDAASRLGVELFAIVEQDMYPCEADAPLPIARRTRAFLRSCGV from the coding sequence ATGACGTCGTTGTCCCCCTCCTCCTCACTGTCCCGTATCCGGATCGGATCGGCGCCCGACTCCTGGGGCGTGTGGTTCCCCGACGACCCCAGGCAGGTGCCCTGGCAGCGGTTCCTCGACGAGGTGGCCGGCTCCGGCTACGAGTGGATCGAGCTGGGCCCCTACGGCTATCTGCCCAGCGACCCCGCGGTGCTCGCCGAGGAGACCGCCCGGCGCGGCCTGAAGGTGTCGGCCGGCACGGTCTTCACCGGCCTGCACCACGGGGCGGCCGTGTGGGACGAGACCTGGGCGCACGTCTCCGACATCGCGGCCCTGACCCAGGCCATGGGCGCCCGGCACCTCGTCGTCATCCCGTCCTTCTGGCGGGACGACAAGACGGGTGAGGTACGGGAGCCCGACACGCTGACCGCCGGGCAGTGGCGGAATCTGACCTCCCTGACCGAGCGGCTCGGGCGGGAGGTGCGGGAGCGGTACGGGCTGACGATCGTCGTCCACCCGCATGCCGACACCCATATCGACACCGAGGAGAACGTCACCCGATTCCTCGACGGCACGGACTCCGACCTGGTGTCGCTGTGTCTGGACACCGGGCACTACGCGTACTGCGGCGGGGACAGCGTGCGGCTGATCGAGACGTACGGGGAGCGGATCGGGTATCTGCACCTCAAGCAGGTGGATCCACGGATCCTGGCGGACGTACGGGCCGAGGGGATGCCGTTCGGTCCTGCCGTGGCCCGGGGCGTGATGTGTGAACCACCGCGCGGCGTACCGGAGTTGGGCCCTGTGCTGGATGCGGCGTCGCGGCTCGGGGTGGAGCTGTTCGCGATCGTCGAGCAGGACATGTACCCGTGCGAGGCGGACGCGCCGTTGCCCATTGCCCGGCGGACCCGGGCGTTTCTCCGGTCGTGCGGCGTGTAG